From a region of the Mucilaginibacter auburnensis genome:
- a CDS encoding C40 family peptidase has product MKLFRYLFVALIAFNSCVGDDKPDFVYTKPITPDSTDVAPLLPQSGDSTVTIQTGALTPVALISYAETLKGIPYLYGSIDPKKGFDCSGFITYVFNHFKVAVPRQSIGFASVKRRINLKDAKSGDLILFTGTDSTKKVVGHMGILKVDQGKEITFLHSTSGKDDGVTETPLNTYYLGRYMHTIRIFPQNDK; this is encoded by the coding sequence ATGAAGCTGTTCCGTTATCTTTTTGTTGCTTTAATTGCTTTTAATTCGTGCGTTGGTGATGACAAACCCGATTTTGTTTATACTAAACCTATTACACCCGACTCTACAGATGTCGCACCATTATTGCCGCAATCCGGCGACTCAACGGTAACCATACAAACAGGGGCGTTAACACCTGTAGCACTTATAAGTTATGCTGAAACCTTGAAAGGCATACCATACCTCTACGGTTCAATCGATCCAAAAAAAGGTTTTGATTGTTCGGGCTTTATTACTTACGTATTCAATCATTTTAAAGTGGCAGTACCGCGTCAGTCGATTGGATTTGCTTCCGTTAAAAGGCGAATCAACCTAAAAGACGCGAAAAGCGGCGATCTCATATTATTTACCGGAACCGACAGCACAAAAAAAGTAGTTGGGCACATGGGTATTTTAAAGGTTGACCAAGGGAAAGAAATTACCTTTTTACACTCCACATCGGGTAAAGATGATGGAGTTACAGAAACTCCGCTTAATACCTATTACCTGGGCAGGTATATGCATACCATCAGAATATTTCCGCAAAACGACAAGTAG
- the pyrE gene encoding orotate phosphoribosyltransferase, translating into MLNTGETEQQVAEFLLQIKAIKLQPTNPFTWASGWKSPIYCDNRVTLSHPTVRTYIRQQLSKAIQEKFGSVGCIAGVATAGIPQGALVAQELGLPFIYVRAKPKEHGRGNMIEGDDSMTGKRVVVIEDLISTGQSSLQAVQALRDAGYEVAGLAAIFTYGFDVAAENFKNANCPYITLSNYNALINYAEEHQYVTRKDVDMLRSWRDNPSAWGVE; encoded by the coding sequence ATGTTGAATACCGGTGAAACTGAACAGCAAGTAGCAGAGTTCCTGCTGCAAATTAAAGCAATTAAATTACAACCTACTAATCCTTTTACATGGGCTTCGGGATGGAAATCGCCAATTTATTGCGATAACCGTGTTACACTTTCTCATCCAACGGTACGTACTTACATCCGTCAGCAACTATCAAAGGCTATACAGGAAAAATTTGGTTCTGTTGGCTGTATAGCAGGTGTTGCAACTGCAGGCATCCCTCAGGGTGCGTTAGTTGCCCAGGAGCTGGGCTTGCCATTTATTTACGTTCGCGCCAAACCTAAAGAGCATGGCCGCGGTAACATGATTGAGGGTGACGACAGCATGACCGGCAAACGTGTTGTAGTAATTGAAGACTTAATTTCAACCGGGCAAAGCAGCTTACAGGCCGTGCAAGCACTGCGTGATGCTGGTTATGAGGTAGCAGGACTTGCAGCCATATTTACCTACGGGTTTGATGTAGCTGCCGAAAACTTTAAAAACGCAAATTGCCCTTATATAACGCTTTCTAATTACAACGCGCTTATAAACTACGCCGAAGAACATCAATACGTTACCCGTAAGGATGTAGATATGCTTAGATCATGGAGAGACAATCCGTCTGCCTGGGGCGTTGAATAA
- a CDS encoding ATP-dependent DNA helicase, whose translation MSTTEHIRKAFPHQPTDQQLQLFGMLDDFLNKDEGDECFILRGYAGTGKTTIVSALVKALRSYNFKSVLLAPTGRAAKVISAYSGRKAFTIHKRIYRKKTALDVDDRFMLSENMGNNTLFIVDEASMISNEASGSNRNSLLYDLVNYVYNTKNCKLMLVGDTAQLPPVGSEESPALDAAYVKSAFGLDVYTFELTDVLRQQKDSGILYNVTNVRNIIRQQKELIPQITTKGYKDVFRMTGERLQEGLEYAYNKYGHEDTLVVCRSNKSANMYNMQIRNRLLWREEELTGGDQIMVVKNNYFWLQDKEEGSTAFIANGDIAKIRKVRKIEDMYGFRFADVQIELTDYAEDPILDCKVLLDTLYTELPALTADDQKRFYLEAMKDYDHIPNRRAKHNELKTNPYYNALQIKFAYAVTCHKAQGGQWGAVFVDQGYLTDDMVNTDFLRWFYTACTRATKELFLVNFNQQFFGTPVEF comes from the coding sequence GTGTCAACTACCGAGCATATCCGTAAAGCCTTCCCGCACCAGCCCACAGACCAACAGTTACAACTGTTTGGTATGCTTGACGACTTTTTAAACAAGGACGAGGGCGACGAGTGTTTTATATTGCGCGGCTATGCCGGTACCGGTAAAACTACCATAGTGAGCGCGCTGGTGAAGGCGTTACGTAGTTATAATTTCAAATCGGTACTGCTGGCACCTACCGGTAGGGCTGCTAAGGTAATATCGGCTTATTCCGGGCGTAAGGCATTTACTATTCATAAGCGTATCTACCGAAAAAAAACAGCATTGGATGTTGACGACCGCTTCATGCTGAGCGAGAACATGGGCAACAATACGCTCTTTATAGTTGATGAAGCGTCTATGATATCCAATGAGGCAAGCGGCAGTAATCGAAATTCATTGCTGTATGATCTGGTGAATTATGTTTATAATACGAAAAACTGCAAACTGATGTTAGTGGGCGATACCGCCCAGCTGCCGCCGGTAGGATCGGAAGAGAGCCCTGCGCTGGATGCCGCTTATGTTAAGTCTGCTTTCGGTTTAGACGTTTACACTTTTGAACTGACGGATGTGTTGCGCCAGCAAAAGGATTCAGGGATACTGTACAATGTCACCAACGTTCGTAACATTATCAGGCAACAGAAGGAACTGATACCCCAAATAACTACCAAGGGCTATAAGGATGTTTTCAGGATGACCGGTGAGCGTTTGCAGGAGGGGTTGGAGTATGCTTACAACAAGTATGGCCACGAAGATACCCTGGTAGTTTGCCGCAGCAACAAGAGCGCTAATATGTACAACATGCAGATACGCAACCGCTTGCTATGGCGCGAGGAAGAACTCACCGGGGGAGACCAGATCATGGTAGTAAAGAATAACTACTTCTGGCTGCAGGACAAAGAGGAGGGTAGTACCGCTTTTATTGCCAATGGCGACATTGCCAAGATACGCAAGGTGCGCAAAATTGAGGATATGTATGGTTTTAGGTTCGCCGATGTGCAAATAGAACTCACTGACTATGCCGAAGACCCGATATTGGATTGCAAAGTGCTGTTGGATACGCTCTACACCGAATTGCCGGCATTAACAGCTGACGACCAGAAACGGTTCTACCTGGAGGCCATGAAAGATTATGACCATATACCTAACCGGCGCGCTAAGCATAATGAGCTGAAAACCAACCCATATTATAACGCTTTGCAGATAAAGTTTGCTTATGCCGTTACGTGCCACAAGGCACAGGGTGGGCAATGGGGCGCCGTGTTTGTTGACCAGGGTTACCTTACTGATGACATGGTGAATACCGATTTTCTCCGTTGGTTCTATACCGCTTGTACCCGCGCTACAAAGGAATTGTTCCTGGTTAATTTTAATCAGCAGTTCTTCGGTACCCCGGTAGAGTTTTAA
- a CDS encoding DUF3822 family protein, producing the protein MSDINYSFQHIDFSLFQAYYYTLVLQVSSKSFTYAVFYEDRLMALAPNCNLKELAEPKDMADELSASFKDIVVGIDADAFTLVPVELYQQERVTEYARFLDVKTDERVFAQQLDAENFIVYKTSDYVAAAIEKFDFNRSVYGGKGWINAIADKLASDKAIYVNIEDNEAEMMHFNDGKIRLYNKFNFNTADDLVYSVSLVFRETGLDQKDVQLSLSGTSAQMEEYRSRLTDFFSHTETNTLKIAELPTELNSDKILKLSALLLCVSSEAR; encoded by the coding sequence ATGAGCGATATCAACTACAGTTTTCAGCATATTGACTTTAGCCTCTTTCAGGCGTATTACTACACGCTGGTGTTACAGGTTAGCAGCAAAAGCTTTACTTATGCCGTTTTTTATGAAGACAGGCTGATGGCGCTTGCTCCGAATTGTAACCTTAAAGAACTGGCTGAGCCAAAAGACATGGCGGATGAGCTATCTGCCAGCTTCAAAGATATTGTTGTTGGCATTGATGCTGATGCGTTTACTTTGGTACCGGTTGAACTCTATCAGCAGGAACGCGTAACCGAGTATGCCCGCTTTTTAGATGTAAAAACTGATGAGCGCGTTTTTGCGCAGCAACTGGATGCCGAGAACTTTATTGTTTATAAAACTTCTGATTACGTAGCCGCAGCAATTGAAAAGTTTGATTTTAACCGCTCCGTTTACGGTGGAAAAGGTTGGATCAATGCAATAGCTGATAAGCTTGCTTCGGATAAGGCTATATATGTAAACATTGAAGATAATGAGGCAGAGATGATGCACTTCAATGATGGAAAGATAAGGTTATATAACAAATTTAACTTCAACACTGCCGACGACCTGGTTTATAGCGTTTCGTTGGTTTTCCGGGAGACCGGCCTTGATCAAAAAGATGTGCAACTAAGTTTAAGCGGCACATCAGCTCAAATGGAAGAATACAGATCGAGGCTTACCGACTTTTTCTCACATACAGAAACCAACACACTCAAAATAGCAGAACTACCCACCGAACTTAACTCGGATAAAATACTTAAACTCTCTGCCCTGTTACTATGCGTATCATCGGAGGCACGTTAA
- a CDS encoding SRPBCC family protein → MSTFTSTVTLTQPAEKVFNFLADFNNHKGLIPENVTNWSSSYNEAYFEVQNMLKLRLKISERHPDTFIEIIPVEQPPFEIKLTWEIKSGNDISEVTFTITAELNMMMKMMASGPLQKLAEHQTQALSSLLK, encoded by the coding sequence ATGAGCACTTTTACCAGCACAGTAACATTGACGCAACCAGCCGAAAAGGTTTTTAACTTTTTGGCAGATTTTAACAATCATAAAGGTTTAATACCTGAGAATGTTACCAATTGGTCGTCAAGCTATAACGAGGCGTACTTTGAAGTGCAAAATATGTTAAAGCTTCGTTTAAAGATTTCTGAACGCCATCCGGATACCTTTATTGAAATAATTCCTGTAGAGCAACCTCCTTTTGAGATTAAACTTACATGGGAAATAAAAAGCGGTAATGATATAAGTGAAGTTACTTTTACCATTACCGCTGAATTGAATATGATGATGAAAATGATGGCGTCAGGACCGTTACAAAAATTGGCCGAACATCAAACACAAGCTTTGTCAAGCTTGCTGAAGTAA
- a CDS encoding ABC-F family ATP-binding cassette domain-containing protein: protein MITVSNLSLRYGKRTLFEDVNLKFTPGNCYGIIGANGAGKSTFLKILSGDIDPTSGSVSFTPGERMAVLSQNHYAFDDFTVLETVMMGHKEMYAVMKEKDAIYLKEDFSDADGERAGELENLFAEMDGWNAESNAATLLSNLGIKEDFHYSLVKDLDNTQKVRVLLAQALFGKPDILLLDEPTNDLDIHTVSWLEDFLAGYEAIVLVVSHDRHFLDTVCTHVVDIDFGKMTIYTGNYTFWYESSQLALKQRADQNKKAEEKVKELQEFIRRFSANASKSKQATSRKKALDKINLDEIQPSNRKYPGIIFNNLGREAGDQILQVENLSKSLNGEPLFANISFMVNKGDKIAILSQNSLATTAMYNVLTGRDKDFKGEYKWGVTINIADIPMDNTEYFAGKDDNLIDWLREYSPGEKDDQFIRGFLGRMLFSGEEVMKKATVLSGGEKMRCMFSRMMLQGANLLMFDEPTNHLDLESITALNNGMKDFRGTVLFTSRDHELVQTVANRIIEITPGGVIDKLMSYDEYITSDVVQKQREELYALA, encoded by the coding sequence ATGATAACGGTATCCAATTTATCTTTACGCTACGGCAAGCGTACATTATTTGAAGATGTTAACTTAAAATTTACACCCGGCAATTGTTACGGCATTATTGGCGCTAACGGGGCTGGCAAGTCAACGTTTTTAAAAATACTTTCGGGCGATATTGATCCAACAAGCGGATCTGTAAGCTTTACGCCGGGTGAGCGTATGGCCGTTTTAAGCCAGAATCACTATGCTTTTGATGATTTTACCGTATTGGAGACCGTTATGATGGGTCACAAAGAAATGTACGCGGTAATGAAAGAGAAAGACGCCATTTATTTAAAAGAAGATTTTAGTGATGCCGATGGTGAGCGCGCGGGTGAGTTAGAGAACCTTTTTGCCGAAATGGACGGATGGAATGCTGAAAGTAACGCAGCTACCCTGTTAAGCAACCTCGGTATTAAAGAAGATTTTCACTACAGCCTTGTTAAAGACCTTGATAATACACAAAAGGTACGCGTGTTATTAGCGCAGGCTTTATTTGGCAAACCAGACATACTTTTACTGGATGAGCCTACCAACGACCTTGATATACATACTGTAAGCTGGTTAGAAGATTTTTTAGCCGGGTATGAAGCCATTGTACTGGTGGTGTCGCACGATAGGCACTTCCTTGATACGGTTTGTACACACGTTGTTGACATTGACTTTGGTAAGATGACCATTTATACCGGTAACTATACGTTCTGGTATGAGTCAAGCCAGTTAGCACTTAAACAACGCGCCGATCAGAATAAAAAAGCTGAAGAGAAGGTTAAAGAGTTACAGGAATTCATCCGCCGCTTTAGCGCTAACGCATCAAAGTCAAAACAGGCAACCAGCCGTAAAAAAGCTTTGGACAAAATTAACCTGGACGAGATACAGCCATCTAACCGTAAATATCCGGGAATTATATTTAATAACCTTGGACGCGAAGCCGGAGATCAGATACTACAGGTGGAGAACCTGAGCAAATCGCTTAACGGAGAGCCGCTGTTCGCCAACATTAGCTTTATGGTTAATAAAGGCGATAAAATAGCTATCCTGTCGCAAAATAGTTTGGCAACAACTGCAATGTATAACGTTTTAACCGGTCGCGATAAAGATTTTAAAGGCGAATATAAATGGGGAGTTACCATTAACATTGCAGATATCCCGATGGATAATACTGAATACTTTGCCGGGAAAGACGACAACCTAATCGACTGGCTGCGCGAATACTCACCTGGTGAAAAAGACGATCAGTTTATCCGCGGCTTCCTGGGCCGTATGTTATTTTCGGGCGAAGAGGTGATGAAAAAAGCCACAGTACTATCAGGTGGTGAAAAAATGCGTTGCATGTTTAGCCGCATGATGCTTCAGGGGGCTAACTTGTTAATGTTTGACGAGCCTACTAACCACCTTGATCTGGAATCAATTACTGCACTGAATAATGGTATGAAAGATTTTAGGGGTACTGTATTATTTACTTCTCGAGATCATGAGTTGGTGCAAACGGTTGCTAACAGAATAATTGAAATAACTCCGGGCGGTGTTATAGACAAGCTGATGAGCTATGATGAATACATCACCAGCGATGTGGTACAAAAACAAAGAGAAGAACTTTACGCATTGGCTTAA
- the coaD gene encoding pantetheine-phosphate adenylyltransferase, giving the protein MKIALFPGSFDPVTKAHVDIVKRSVGLFDKVYIGIGDNSSKKGLLSIEKREQMLRAVFETEPKIHIVAYDGLTVDFCKSIGATFMIRGIRTVSDFEYEKAIAQMNHSLAPDIESIFIVSKPGYSSISSTIVREILRYHGDVSQFIPKEAIPYL; this is encoded by the coding sequence ATGAAAATAGCCCTTTTTCCGGGATCATTTGACCCTGTTACCAAAGCACACGTAGACATTGTAAAACGTTCTGTTGGATTGTTTGATAAGGTTTATATTGGCATAGGCGACAACAGCTCAAAAAAAGGCTTACTATCCATAGAAAAACGCGAGCAGATGCTACGCGCCGTATTTGAAACTGAACCTAAAATTCATATTGTAGCTTACGACGGGCTAACTGTTGACTTCTGCAAAAGCATCGGTGCAACCTTTATGATCAGAGGTATACGTACCGTATCAGACTTTGAGTACGAGAAAGCAATAGCGCAAATGAACCACTCACTCGCGCCGGATATAGAGAGTATTTTTATAGTTAGCAAGCCTGGGTATTCATCCATCAGCTCAACTATTGTACGGGAAATTTTACGCTATCACGGAGATGTGAGCCAATTTATTCCTAAAGAGGCCATACCTTATCTTTAA
- the rsmD gene encoding 16S rRNA (guanine(966)-N(2))-methyltransferase RsmD — translation MRIIGGTLKGLRLNPPKNLPVRPTTDLAKEALFNILQNQTEFDNIKVLDLFSGTGNIAFEFASRGAEQVTSVDRSVHCIHYIKDTARQHQLNNIKTFKADVFKYLQLETDKYNLIFADPPYDLNRIPEIAKIVFEKDLLLPEGLLIIEHQSMQKLSDHPAFVEQRKYGHSSFSFFRHQ, via the coding sequence ATGCGTATCATCGGAGGCACGTTAAAAGGACTGCGTTTAAATCCGCCTAAAAACTTACCGGTACGTCCCACTACCGACCTGGCAAAGGAGGCGCTTTTCAACATCCTGCAAAACCAAACTGAGTTTGACAACATTAAAGTGCTTGACCTTTTTAGCGGTACCGGCAATATTGCTTTTGAATTTGCTTCGCGCGGCGCTGAGCAGGTGACATCGGTTGATCGCAGCGTACATTGCATTCACTATATTAAAGATACCGCCAGGCAACATCAGCTCAACAATATTAAAACCTTTAAGGCTGATGTTTTTAAATACCTGCAACTAGAAACCGACAAATACAACCTGATATTTGCCGACCCGCCATACGACCTAAACAGAATTCCCGAGATTGCTAAAATAGTGTTTGAAAAAGACCTGTTATTGCCTGAAGGGCTGCTCATCATCGAACATCAATCCATGCAAAAACTAAGCGATCATCCGGCTTTTGTTGAGCAGCGCAAATACGGGCATTCATCGTTTTCTTTTTTCAGGCATCAATAA
- a CDS encoding NUDIX hydrolase: MAQKYRIYINEKVILLTESLPEAVDSYQQIDNQTFDLKIIYTWILAHKSNKFFVLCADAKAFLKRVRQSVTLIEAAGGLVKNEKKAFLFIYRNDKWDLPKGKIEKDETVKEAAVREVEEECSIKVNKLGKKLCKTYHVYVSKGEVVLKKTYWYNMKCKGQNKLKPQREEGITDVRWFKRDDIDPILANTFPSIMDVLEKAELLKDKVWPL; the protein is encoded by the coding sequence ATGGCTCAAAAATACAGAATTTATATTAACGAAAAAGTTATCTTACTAACAGAATCACTGCCTGAGGCTGTGGATAGCTACCAACAAATTGACAACCAGACCTTTGATCTGAAAATTATTTATACCTGGATATTGGCGCATAAGAGCAATAAGTTTTTTGTGTTATGCGCCGACGCTAAAGCTTTTTTAAAGCGTGTAAGGCAAAGCGTTACACTTATTGAAGCCGCCGGCGGACTTGTGAAAAACGAGAAAAAGGCCTTTTTGTTTATCTATAGAAACGATAAATGGGACCTGCCTAAAGGTAAGATAGAAAAAGACGAAACTGTTAAGGAAGCCGCGGTGCGCGAGGTGGAAGAGGAGTGCAGTATAAAGGTTAACAAACTGGGCAAAAAGCTTTGTAAAACTTATCATGTTTATGTAAGCAAGGGCGAGGTTGTGCTGAAAAAAACTTACTGGTACAACATGAAATGCAAAGGTCAGAACAAATTAAAACCTCAGCGCGAAGAAGGGATCACCGATGTGCGCTGGTTCAAACGTGATGATATTGACCCAATACTGGCTAATACCTTCCCATCTATAATGGATGTTTTAGAAAAGGCTGAACTGCTTAAAGATAAGGTATGGCCTCTTTAG
- a CDS encoding carboxypeptidase-like regulatory domain-containing protein — MKTSFLAFLITLLFLNFAQGQTITGQVKDAKTGEGLPFVNIGIIGRAVGTVSSDAGSYRINLSNHVADSLKFSMIGYRSQVFAVKELVNQQGALNISLAPEIKQLNEVKVTNRKWKTAILGNTTKSQGTTAGFDNNALGHEIGAIIKIKRSPTWLKQFNASIVENVITDSVKMRLNIYSVKDGMPDQNILNQNIFVTVHKGDKAININLEPYNVMVEDKFFISLEWIQSARGHGIMFSASLLSSAIIARETSQAAWEKVGIAGVGFNVLAEY; from the coding sequence ATGAAAACAAGCTTTTTAGCCTTCTTAATTACCTTACTATTTTTAAATTTTGCACAGGGCCAAACCATTACCGGCCAAGTGAAAGATGCCAAAACAGGCGAAGGGCTGCCCTTTGTTAACATAGGTATTATAGGGCGTGCGGTTGGTACTGTAAGTAGTGATGCAGGTAGTTACCGCATCAACTTGAGTAACCATGTTGCAGATAGCCTAAAGTTTTCAATGATTGGATACCGCTCGCAGGTGTTTGCAGTGAAAGAACTGGTTAACCAGCAGGGTGCTTTAAACATTTCGCTGGCACCCGAAATTAAACAACTGAACGAGGTAAAAGTTACTAACCGTAAGTGGAAGACCGCTATTTTAGGTAATACCACAAAATCACAGGGAACAACTGCTGGTTTTGATAACAATGCGCTGGGCCACGAAATTGGTGCTATTATTAAAATAAAACGCTCACCCACGTGGCTTAAACAGTTCAATGCCAGCATCGTAGAGAATGTAATAACTGACTCGGTAAAGATGCGTTTGAACATTTATAGTGTGAAAGACGGCATGCCTGATCAAAACATCCTTAATCAAAATATTTTTGTGACCGTTCACAAAGGCGACAAAGCCATTAACATTAACCTTGAACCTTATAATGTAATGGTTGAGGACAAATTTTTCATCAGCCTGGAATGGATTCAAAGTGCACGCGGCCATGGCATTATGTTTTCGGCCAGCTTATTAAGCAGTGCTATAATAGCCCGCGAAACCAGTCAGGCTGCCTGGGAAAAAGTGGGCATTGCAGGTGTTGGTTTCAATGTTTTGGCAGAGTATTAA